AGCCCCACAAGAGCCGATTCATCCACTGAGAGTCCGCGATTTCCCGCGCCTTCCAGGAGGATGAAGCATGAGAGGCACCCGCACGCACTTCTCCGTGCCGGTCGTTGCGTTCCTGAGCCTGTGGGTAGCGGTTGCGTCTGCCGCCTCGCCGGTTCCCTCGATGGACGGAGTGCGCGGGATGTTCCGCATTCACGCCGCGGATTCCGCCATTCCCGGCACAGCAACCGCCACCTTCACCGGGCTGTACACGCAGGAGTGGTACTCATCGGTCGCCTCCCCCCGGGGGCGATCCGAACGGGCGCGGCTCGGGGCGGGTCTCCTCGGGCTGGGGTACGCGGTGTCGCCGTCGCTGGAGCTGGGATTCCGTGCTTCCGTGGAAAGCCAGCAGGTGGTTGCCCGGGACTCGGACGACGAAGCCAGCGCGCTCGGCGTGGGAGCGTATGAGGCTCACTTGAAGCATCGCCTTCTCTCTTCGCGATCCGGTGCCTGGAGCCTGGGCGCGGGGGTGTCGGTGGGGACCGCTTCCGGCAATGGGCGCGCGCTCCTTGGCGAGTGGGATCGGTCCGGCGTGGACCTGACAGGGCGGCTGGCGCTGACCCTCGCGCCGCCCCGGGGAAGCCGCGGAGCCGGGGCGCGCGTCCACATGAACGCCGGCTATCGAAGCGGTACCGGCGGGTTCGATGAAACCGCGCAGCCGGCCATCAATCCGGGTGACACGCCCTCCCGACTGGTGCCCCACGGCGATCGCTTTCTATACGGGGTGGGCATGGAGATCCCCGGCCCGGGGGGCTTCGACTTCCTCGCCGAATGCACGGGCGAATACGATGTGAACGAATCCGAAGCACTCCCCGTCCATTCCATGAGGATCACCCCGGCGGTTCGATGGACACAGGCGGTCGGGCTCTTCGCCTGGACGGCGGGAGTGGATGTCCGTCTCTCGGAGGAAGGTTCCGGCCCGGACTGGCAGGCGGTCACGAGCTTCGCCTTCGGGAGCCACCTGGCCCCGCTGTCCGGAGTGCTCCTGGGCTCTGTGCGCCACGGGGAGACGGGGGATCCGGTGCCGGGGGTGCGGATTGTCGCGCGCAACCGGGACACGCCGCCGACCTGGTCGGACGAGGACGGGAGGTTCCGGCTGGACATCCGCGAGGGGTACACGGTTCTGGAGATGGAGCGCGACGGGTTCGTTCCCCGGACGCGGGTGGTCGAGGCTCCCGCGGGCGGGGAGACGGAAGTCTCCTGTACGATCGTCCCGAGGATGGTCTTTGGTCGCGTCACCGGCCGCGTGCTGGACTCGGAGACAGGCGAACCGCTTCCGGCGCGTGTCGAGGTGGCCGGTGCCGGGAGCTGGGCCGAAGCGGATCCTGAGAGCGGGACCTACGCCATCGAGCGGGTTCGCGAAGGCGATGTGAACCTCATGGCGCGCGCCGAAGGTTATGACGACGCCCACGGGAGTACTCGCGTGGTGGCGGGAGAGTCATCGGCGGAGGATCTCTTCATGCAGCGCACGCAACCCGCGCAGCACACGGAGCGGGAGGTGTCGCTCACCGAAGGCCTGCCAGCCGGAGCGCCGGTCTGGAGAGTCGCGCCGGAGGGGATTCGCTTTGAGTCCGGCACTGCGACGATTCTCCCCGGCACCGTGGCGTCGCTGGAGTCGGTCGCCCGCATGCTGTTGGAGAACGACGGAGTCCATGTCCACATCGAGGGGCACACCGACGACATCGGACCGGCCAATCGGAATCTCGCGCTGTCGCAGCGTCGCGCTGACGCGGTGATGAAGGCTCTGGTGGTGAACTTCGGCGTCGATCCGGATCGCCTCTCGGCGCTGGGCGTGGGGGAGATTGAACCCGTGGAAGACAACTCGTCGCCGGAGAACCGTGCACGGAACCGTCGGATTGAGTTTCGTGTCCGGGGAGGGAGGTCCGCGGAGAGATAACAACCCGTCGTTGCCCTTCCCGGAAGATGGTCTCATAGTGTGAGTTCGCGGCCTCACGGGACCTTCTCAACCGGATCGGTGGTTCATGATCGACCTCTCCAGCCGGTGTCCTTACTCGCGCGCTCTTGAAGCCTCGGCAGGTGGTGTCCGGCTTCGCATGGTGGCTCTGCTTCTCGGGGCCGCGCTCATTCTCCCCGACTCCGCAAGTGCCTACGGATCCCGACTTCCCGAGCTGAATCCGTTTGGCGGGAATGACTACGGATTCTCGATCGGCGGGTATGACCCCCGCGATCCCCAGTTCGACGCGCACGCGTCCCTGGCCTTCCCGGTGGGCATACGCACTCGGCTGCGCGTATGGGAGTGGGTGTGCGTGGAAGCGGAGGGTGCCTACTTTCGCGCTGGTGGACAGGGGCACCCGGCGCTGCCGGTGAGCGCGCTCCCGCGCCTCGACGGACTTCTTGTTCGGTTCATGCTCGAGGCGGCCCCCCGGAGCCGGGGACCGGTTCGGCCCTATGCCGGGGTGGGGCCGGTATTCCTCTCGCTCAGCCGGGATTTTGTGGTCGAGCTTCCGGAGGTTCCGGAGGAGAATGCCATCGCGAGATTCCAGCTCGGGAAGTGGACCCGATTTGATCTCGGGTGGGCGGCCTGTGCCGGAATGGACTTCCGCATGGGGCGCAGACTCTGTCCCTATGTGGAGGCGCGGTATCTCTTCGGCAGCCTCACCGTGGAGGAGGTCCTCTTCGGCCTCTGGAGCCGGTCGCCGGAATCGTTGGGGCTGTCGAACACCTACGACTACTCGGGACCCATGGTGTCAGCGGGTTTGAGGATTCCATTCTGATCTGCTACCGTGAGTGCCTGGAAGCAGGGGAGGACAGAAGAGGATGAAACTCCGTTTCCTCGGTCACTCGGCGTTTCTTGTGGAGACTTCGTCGGGGCGGTCCATTCTGATTGATCCATTCCTGACAGGGAACCCCGTCGCCGTGGCGGGTCCGGAGGATTTCCCCGGAGTGGACCTCGTGCTGGTGACGCACGACCACGAGGATCATCTCGGCGACTCCTTCGACATCTGCAAGCAGACGGGGGCCACGCTGGTGGCCATCTACGAGACGGCTGCGCGTGCGCAGGAAGAGGGCATTGTCGCGGAACCCATGTCCATCGGTGGCGCGATCACGCTCGACGGCCTCGTCATCAACATGGTGAACGCCCAGCACGGCGCGGGGCAGGGGCATGCCGCCGGATTCGTTCTGGAGGTGGATGGGAAGGCACTGTACTTTGCCGGGGACACTGCGCTTTTCGGCGATATGAAGCTGTTTGGCGACCTGTGGGATCTGGACTTCGCCGCGTTGCCGGTAGGGGATCGCTTCACGATGGGGCCAGCCCATGCGGCCATGGCCGTGAAGTTCCTGCGCCCGACGCATGTCGTCCCGACGCACTACGCGACATTCCCGATCATTCTTCCGGATGCGTCGGATTTCGTGAGGCGGGTGGAAGACCTGGCGCAGGTTCATGCGCTGGAACCCGGGCAGTCGATGAGCCTGGACTGAGTCCGATTCGGGGAGGGTGCGAACGCATCCCGCCGGGCCGGTGACGAAGAGGAAGGGGCGAGGGGCGTGGATCTCAGACGGACGGGATTGCGAAGCCGGGTCATTCCGGTGATGGCTCTGGTGGCTCTGGCGGCGGCATCGGTGGCTGACGCCACGACATGGCGAGTTCCGGACGACTTCGCGGTGATCAACAATGCCGTCAACGCGGCGGCCCCCGGGGATTCCATCCTGCTGGCCGGGAACGGGGGGTCCACCTATTTCACGGGCGGCTCCACGCTGGAAATCGACTTCGACCTCACCATTCAGGGCGGGTGGCGCGCGGACTTCGCGGTGCGGGATCCCTCTCTGTACATCTCTGTCGTGCGGGATGAAACCATCGGCAGCACCCGGCCGCTGGTGCGCGTGACGGGACCCTGCTCGGTCGTGCTGGACGGCTTCCGGATCCTCGGAGGCGAGACCGGCATCGAGTCGACGGACGCGGACCTGACCGTTCGGGACTGCGTGACCGAAGACCAGCGAAATACGGACTTCACGACCCCCGGCGGCGGGCTTCGTGTGTCCGGTGGGACGCTCATGATGGAGCGCACGACGGTCCGGGACGCATATGCGGTCGGTGGCGGCGCGGGCATGTCGCTGACCGGGTTGGCGTCGGCCACGCTGTCGGACTGTTCCATTGTCGGCAATCACAGCGCGCTGGCGGGCGCGGGGATTCTGGCGACATCGGTAGCAAGCCTGACGCTCAGCGGAACCACGGTGGCCCGGGACTCGGCGGACACGGAAGCGGGACTGCTTCTCCTGGAAGGGACATCGCTGACCGCCTCCGATTGCGAGTTTGTCGGCGGTCGGAGTTTCCTGGGGAGCTGCATTCGGGTTACGGGTGGAGCGGTTGAGTTTACGGACTGCCGGTTCGATTCCAGCGAGTCGTGGCATGGCGGAGCGATGAGCGTGGAGTCCGCATCTTCTCTGACGCTGCGAGGCTGTTCCTTCGAGGAGAACCGCGCAAGATCTACCGGCGGGGCGATTCGTGTTCAGGAGACCCCCATCGACTTTGAAGACTGCCTGTTCCGTGCGAACCACATGAGCGGGATCGTCCCCAGCATCCCCAGCCGCGGGGGGGCGGTCTGGTCCGTCGGTTGCGACGGGGTCGTGGAGTCGTGCTCGTTTGAGGACGAAGAGTGCACCGATCGCGGGGGGGCGTGGTACCAGACCGGTGGAGAGGTTGCCTTCGAGGAGTGTGACTTCACGGGGAACACGGCGCGTCTCCATGGCGGAGGGATCTACCTGGAAGTGAGCGGAACAGTGACCGCTCACCGGTGTCTTTTCACGGGGAATACGGCAGCGTTCGGCGGGGCTCTGTCGCTGGCCTTTACGGCGGATGCGGCGCTCAGCCAGTGTACGATTGCGGGAAGCGCGGGCAGGATCTCAGGGGCCGGAGTGTACATCGGCACGGGGGCGGACCTCGTTCTCACGGACAGCATTGTCTGCTGTTCGCTCCGCGGCGAAGGAATCACCTGTTCGTCCGGCAGTCTCGACGCGTCCTATTCGAACCTGTTCCACGATCCTGCAGAGAACAACCGTCCGGTCGTGGGAGGAACCTGTCAGAACCCGACCGGCACCTCCGGGAACATCGCAGCCGATCCGCTCTTCTGCGATTCCGCATCCGGCGATTATCGTCTCTCCGCCGGCTCGCCCTGCGTTGGCGCGGCGTCGGGTGGCGGGCGCATGGGATCCGAGGAGATCGGGTGCCCGGCCCCGCGTTCGTCCTCGCTGGAGAGCACAAGCTGGGGTCGCGTGAAGGCGTACTACCGATAAATGGAGCCGGTGCCCGGAGGTGGGTTCTGCTGCGGCTTCGC
The Gemmatimonadota bacterium DNA segment above includes these coding regions:
- a CDS encoding OmpA family protein — translated: MRGTRTHFSVPVVAFLSLWVAVASAASPVPSMDGVRGMFRIHAADSAIPGTATATFTGLYTQEWYSSVASPRGRSERARLGAGLLGLGYAVSPSLELGFRASVESQQVVARDSDDEASALGVGAYEAHLKHRLLSSRSGAWSLGAGVSVGTASGNGRALLGEWDRSGVDLTGRLALTLAPPRGSRGAGARVHMNAGYRSGTGGFDETAQPAINPGDTPSRLVPHGDRFLYGVGMEIPGPGGFDFLAECTGEYDVNESEALPVHSMRITPAVRWTQAVGLFAWTAGVDVRLSEEGSGPDWQAVTSFAFGSHLAPLSGVLLGSVRHGETGDPVPGVRIVARNRDTPPTWSDEDGRFRLDIREGYTVLEMERDGFVPRTRVVEAPAGGETEVSCTIVPRMVFGRVTGRVLDSETGEPLPARVEVAGAGSWAEADPESGTYAIERVREGDVNLMARAEGYDDAHGSTRVVAGESSAEDLFMQRTQPAQHTEREVSLTEGLPAGAPVWRVAPEGIRFESGTATILPGTVASLESVARMLLENDGVHVHIEGHTDDIGPANRNLALSQRRADAVMKALVVNFGVDPDRLSALGVGEIEPVEDNSSPENRARNRRIEFRVRGGRSAER
- a CDS encoding metal-dependent hydrolase; amino-acid sequence: MKLRFLGHSAFLVETSSGRSILIDPFLTGNPVAVAGPEDFPGVDLVLVTHDHEDHLGDSFDICKQTGATLVAIYETAARAQEEGIVAEPMSIGGAITLDGLVINMVNAQHGAGQGHAAGFVLEVDGKALYFAGDTALFGDMKLFGDLWDLDFAALPVGDRFTMGPAHAAMAVKFLRPTHVVPTHYATFPIILPDASDFVRRVEDLAQVHALEPGQSMSLD
- a CDS encoding right-handed parallel beta-helix repeat-containing protein; this translates as MDLRRTGLRSRVIPVMALVALAAASVADATTWRVPDDFAVINNAVNAAAPGDSILLAGNGGSTYFTGGSTLEIDFDLTIQGGWRADFAVRDPSLYISVVRDETIGSTRPLVRVTGPCSVVLDGFRILGGETGIESTDADLTVRDCVTEDQRNTDFTTPGGGLRVSGGTLMMERTTVRDAYAVGGGAGMSLTGLASATLSDCSIVGNHSALAGAGILATSVASLTLSGTTVARDSADTEAGLLLLEGTSLTASDCEFVGGRSFLGSCIRVTGGAVEFTDCRFDSSESWHGGAMSVESASSLTLRGCSFEENRARSTGGAIRVQETPIDFEDCLFRANHMSGIVPSIPSRGGAVWSVGCDGVVESCSFEDEECTDRGGAWYQTGGEVAFEECDFTGNTARLHGGGIYLEVSGTVTAHRCLFTGNTAAFGGALSLAFTADAALSQCTIAGSAGRISGAGVYIGTGADLVLTDSIVCCSLRGEGITCSSGSLDASYSNLFHDPAENNRPVVGGTCQNPTGTSGNIAADPLFCDSASGDYRLSAGSPCVGAASGGGRMGSEEIGCPAPRSSSLESTSWGRVKAYYR